In Bombus terrestris chromosome 6, iyBomTerr1.2, whole genome shotgun sequence, a single window of DNA contains:
- the LOC100644989 gene encoding thyroid transcription factor 1-associated protein 26, producing the protein MKNYVKNVFNRKQSEYVSNGKKPFNKKKYRLQKYSNKYKVNQWEQRRKKAVLRGFYKQIGKDQQQNLKKFAYEANDQYGHEKQQKRISAFHKARQEFLDKKNEERKQEEGAFQVRAEREEALKKYKEKRMQTYKQLSRKTRKGQPVMNVRLEMLLEKIQQQVAY; encoded by the exons ATGAAGAACtatgtaaaaaatgtttttaatagaaaaCAATCAGAATATGTGAGTAATGGAAAAAAGCCATTTAACAAAAAGAAGTATAGGCTGCAGAAATACAGTAATAAATACAAAG TTAATCAATGGGAGCAACGCAGGAAGAAAGCTGTTTTACGAGGATTTTACAAGCAAATTGGCAAGGACCAGCAacaaaatctaaagaaattcgCTTACGAGGCTAATGATCAATATGGTCACGA GAAACAACAGAAAAGGATAAGTGCGTTTCATAAAGCAAGACAGGAATTTCTCGATAAAAAGAATGAAGAGAGGAAGCAAGAGGAAGGAGCTTTCCAAGTGAGAGCAGAAAGGGAGGAAGCGCTGAAAAAgtataaagagaaaagaatgcaAACGTATAAACAACTTTCGAGGAAAACAAGAAAAGGACAACCTGTTATGAATGTTAGGTTAGAAATGTTACTTGAGAAGATACAGCAGCAGGTGGCATATTGA